The following coding sequences lie in one Fusarium poae strain DAOMC 252244 chromosome 1, whole genome shotgun sequence genomic window:
- a CDS encoding hypothetical protein (BUSCO:27310at5125) yields MAPKQKIIIDTDPGVDDILALLLALSAKPEELEVLLVSVTYGNVPLQSCLRNVVSAFHVIEKELEWRKSTGKPEGFGAMKANKPIVAVGPDHPLCDEELMADYFHGVDGLHNVHEAHPDLSPADTWKGIFGDGAEGGEHSSLFTPSKTPSHQEILRILKENPADTVSILAVGPLTNVALAAAEDPETFLRAKELVVMGGAVNVEGNCTPVAEFNCYADAVAAARVYALTSFKPSSTMPVIPKELSTLKAYPEKLSRQLKLTLCPLDITTPHLIGKNYFKENIQAHIDAGSPLARWVSHFVTGSFNKIEEMEGDENEPGLSLHDPLTVWYMLTRDDPKWKTPEKLEDIRVETSGQWTHGMHVTDRRFRKKPAEAAVALSANPSEDPQILTLDEVPGDDHAWLSVLKGNRLNRVIDSPGHDVFKEVLMQRIFG; encoded by the exons ATGGCTCCAAAACAGAAGATTATCATCGATACCGATCCCG GTGTCGATGATATCCTAGCTTTGCTTCTTGCCCTCAGTGCCAAACCTGAGGAGCTCGAGGTTCTTCTGGTATCTGTCACATACGGCAACGTTCCTCTGCAGAG CTGCCTTCGAAATGTGGTCTCTGCCTTTCACGTCATTGAAAAGGAGCTCGAATGGAGGAAGTCTACAGGCAAGCCTGAAGGCTTTGGTGCCATGAAGGCAAACAAGCCCATTGTGGCTGTTGGTCCCGACCATCCTCTCTGCGACGAGGAGTTGATGGCCGACTACTTCC atggagttgatggcTTGCATAATGTTCATGAGGCCCATCCCGATTTGTCCCCAGCCGATACCTGGAAAGGCATCTTCGGCGATGGTGCCGAGGGTGGTGAACACTCCTCCCTCTTTACACCTTCCAAGACTCCATCTCACCAGGAGATTCTTCGAATTCTAAAGGAGAACCCCGCCGATACTGTTTCCATCCTGGCAGTTGGCCCTCTCACAAATGTTGCCCTGGCAGCCGCAGAAGACCCCGAGACTTTCCTTCGTGCGAAGGAGCTCGTAGTTATGGGCGGAGCTGTCAATGTCGAGGGCAACTGCACTCCTGTTGCAGAGTTCAATTGCTACGCTGATGCTGTAGCTGCTGCGCGAGTCTATGCGCTGACTTCTTTCAAGCCAAGCTCCACGATGCCTGTTATTCCCAAGGAGCTCTCAACACTAAAGGCATACCCCGAGAAACTTTCCCGCCAACTTAAGCTCACCCTTTGCCCTCTCGACATCACAACACCCCACCTAATTGGCAAGAATTACTTTAAGGAAAATATCCAGGCTCACATTGATGCTGGCAGTCCTCTTGCCAGATGGGTATCACACTTCGTTACAGGCTCGTTCAACAAgattgaggagatggagggAGATGAAAACGAACCCGGCCTGTCTCTTCACGATCCTCTAACGGTCTGGTATATGTTGACCCGAGATGATCCCAAGTGGAAGACTCCTGAGAAGCTCGAGGATATCCGTGTAGAGACGAGCGGTCAATGGACACATGGAATGCACGTAACTGATCGCAGGTTCAGGAAGAAGCCCGCCGAGGCTGCGGTTGCTCTCTCGGCCAACCCTAGTGAGGACCCTCAAATCCTGACTCTGGATGAGGTGCCTGGCGACGACCACGCCTGGTTGAGTGTGCTCAAGGGCAACCGCCTTAACCGAGTAATTGACTCTCCTGGTCACGATGTCTTCAAGGAAGTGCTCATGCAGCGAATCTTCGGTTAG
- a CDS encoding hypothetical protein (TransMembrane:1 (o6-25i)~BUSCO:53745at5125), which yields MPDSIFYTFTAYATLIGVGYVIYHVSTQKARAQAKGQIKPAKTTQPETRKEDRKKKQRQEAFASEAQEFSKKPKAEPDTSAWSSSVKEKDENIDNREFARQLAKAKEGTKFATKSDAGKQREKSVKQSRANKVASATEEKESAQSSTTGADADDDQSPATTPDVTPAPAVAVAGDVSDMLEAAPARQTVLRVTDTEPKKQNKKAPKVEAPVETKKQRQNRKKAEAAKAAREENEKERKALEEQQRRAARIAEGRAAKDGSQFTAAQAKSSAWKEGAPKAANDVPAAQTNGFHQPLDTFEKAPSTSATAPKADNKWIESLPSEEEQLQQLQNDDEWSTVKTKSKKAAKSAPSAGSGDEAAARPAAQPKQPTGPNKVAQPSQSFGSFTALTTKDDGADEEEEEEEEWDV from the coding sequence ATGCCGGACAGCATCTTCTATACCTTTACGGCCTATGCCACCCTGATTGGCGTCGGCTATGTCATTTATCATGTGTCCACCCAAAAGGCTCGGGCTCAGGCCAAAGGTCAAATCAAACCTGCCAAGACCACACAGCCAGAGACACGTAAAGAAGAccgaaagaagaagcaacgCCAGGAGGCCTTCGCATCAGAGGCTCAAGAATTCTCCAAGAAGCCTAAGGCTGAGCCAGACACCAGTGCTTGGTCGAGTAGTGTCAAGGAGAAAGATGAAAACATCGACAACCGCGAGTTCGCCAGGCAGCTCGCAAAGGCTAAGGAAGGAACCAAGTTCGCCACCAAGTCTGATGCTGGCAAGCAGCGAGAAAAGTCTGTGAAGCAATCCCGCGCCAACAAGGTTGCCAGTGCTACCGAAGAGAAGGAGTCGGCCCAGTCATCTACAACTGGTGCCGACGCCGACGATGACCAGTCTCCTGCCACTACCCCTGATGTAACACCCGCACCcgctgtcgctgtcgctgGCGATGTCTCCGATATGCTCGAGGCCGCCCCTGCTCGCCAAACCGTCCTTCGTGTGACCGATACCGAACCCAAGAAGCAGAACAAGAAGGCACCCAAGGTCGAGGCTCCTGTCGAGACCAAGAAGCAGCGCCAGAACCGCAAGAAGGCTgaggctgccaaggctgCCCGTGAAGAGAACGAGAAGGAACGCAAGGCTCTCGAGGAGCAGCAACGCCGTGCCGCTCGTATTGCCGAGGGACGTGCTGCCAAGGATGGTTCCCAGTTCACTGCTGCCCAGGCCAAGTCATCTGCTTGGAAGGAGGGAGCTCCCAAGGCTGCCAACGATGTCCCCGCCGCCCAGACCAATGGCTTCCACCAGCCTCTCGATACTTTCGAGAAGGCTCCTTCCACCTCCGCTACGGCTCCCAAGGCCGACAACAAATGGATTGAGTCTCTTCCTTCTGAAGAAGAGCAGCTCCAGCAGCTCCAGAACGATGATGAATGGAGCACTGTTAAgaccaagtccaagaaggCTGCTAAGAGCGCCCCTTCAGCTGGTTCTGGCGATGAGGCTGCGGCCCGCCCCGCTGCCCAACCCAAGCAGCCCACCGGCCCCAACAAGGTCGCACAGCCTTCTCAGTCCTTTGGCTCTTTCACAGCACTGACTACTAAGGATGATGGTgctgatgaggaggaggaggaggaggaagagtgGGATGTTTGA
- a CDS encoding hypothetical protein (TransMembrane:1 (i114-136o)~BUSCO:34085at5125) produces the protein MASIDRYRPPREGYQPPTMPTGNRPERDSRSRSPRRRDAVPPAVPTPPQHSTRTSPPRPQARQPQSPARSGAQTPVNVFNQWAFTSDEVRSTPSIVEGITPADERMRRAKGVNFIYQAGVMLDLPQITLWVAGVFFHRFYMRCHMVQEKGGIHHYNIAATALFLANKVEENCRKTKDIIIAVAKVAQKNTKLIIDEQSKEYWRWRDSILTYEEVMLEQLTFDLMVDNPYRHLFELLGKLEIVHNKHLRQAAWAFCNDACLTSIPLLIEARDVAISAIFFASVHTNQQIDDIGGEPWWKHLKGDEVLCSQAIEVMRQFYTENPLRKQNPSLPSPAFHLENTRRRGDTLLSQPDTLSSTTGTPLEIDRASRSPGVSSRVNGASKDSEGRHLGSQSKLDENEVASKSPLKRREPDDGDTKSDRAEKRAKLSEDEEGELVED, from the exons ATGGCGAGCATCGATCGCTACCGGCCTCCTAGGGAAGGATATCAACCTCCAACAATGCCTACCGGCAACCGACCTGAGCGCGATTCAAGATCAAGGTCTCCCAGACGACGCGATGCTGTCCCCCCCGCTGTCCCAACCCCTCCGCAACATTCAACACGAACATCTCCCCCTCGCCCCCAGGCGCGCCAACCCCAGTCGCCAGCGCGATCCGGCGCACAAACACCAGTAAACGTCTTCAATCAATGGGCATTCACGTCGGACGAGGTGCGGAGCACGCCTAGTATCGTTGAGGGTATCACACCGGCCGATGAGCGGATGCGTAGGGCAAAGGGCGTTAATTTCATATACCAAGCTGGCGTCATGCTGGATCTTCCTCAGATTACGCTTTGGGTAGCTGGTGTTTTCTTTCATCGCTTCTACATGCGCTGTCATATGGTGCAAGAAAAGGGCGGGATTCATCATTAT AACATAGCAGCAACAGCGCTGTTCTTAGCCAACAAGGTGGAGGAGAACTGCCGCAAGACAAAAGACATCATCATAGCGGTGGCCAAGGTTGCGCAAAAAAATACCAAACTCATCATTGACGAGCAAAGCAAGGAGTACTGGCGATGGCGAGACAGCATCCTTACATACGAAGAGGTCATGCTTGAGCAACTCACATTCGACCTGATGGTTGACAACCCCTATCGCCATTTGTTTGAGCTACTCGGAAAACTCGAGATAGTGCACAACAAGCACTTGCGACAAGCCGCTTGGGCTTTCTGTAACGACGCCTGCCTCACGTCTATTCCTCTGTTGATAGAAGCCCGGGATGTTGCCATTAGTGCCATCTTCTTCGCAAGCGTCCATACAAATCAACAAATCGATGACATTGGTGGCGAGCCATGGTGGAAACACTTGAAGGGCGACGAGGTCCTTTGTTCTCAGGCTATCGAAGTGATGCGACAGTTTTACACGGAGAATCCGCTTAGAAAGCAGAACCCGTCGCTGCCGTCACCAGCCTTTCACCTTGAGAACACCAGAAGACGAGGTGACACCTTGCTGAGCCAACCAGACACATTATCATCAACCACCGGCACCCCACTGGAAATCGATCGTGCGAGTCGGAGCCCTGGTGTGAGCTCCAGAGTGAACGGTGCCAGCAAGGATAGTGAGGGACGGCATTTGGGATCCCAGTCTAAACTCGACGAGAACGAGGTCGCATCCAAATCACCGCTCAAGCGAAGAGAACCAGATGACGGCGACACGAAGAGCGATAGGGCAGAGAAACGAGCTAAGCTCTCGGAAGACGAAGAGGGTGAGCTTGTTGAAGATTAA
- a CDS encoding hypothetical protein (BUSCO:15301at5125) — MMHPSRQAYVEDAEPQGIALEDIPDDHDYDIAMGGTGVPSEKASAILNQFNRKRLAATIAVPTDDTRVRAKLREMGEPVTLFGEALVDRRDRLRELLTIQAEITGIENGDIDMGDADDDQEEDQEEEFYSRGGPELQQARLKIAEYSLPRAKQRTQFQKAESTIPLRTHVKFRKQVKERLQAFELQGSQTVGERHVSMTRISPNGELVAVGNWGGQVKLVEIPSLNQKMNFRGHTNKISGLSWFPGATLQENNVSPDSVNLASGGAEGSIHMWSLNQDTPLATLEGHSQRVCRIEFHPSGRHLASASEDTSWRLWDVETTTEVLLQEGHSRGVYAVSFNTDGSLLASAGLDSIGRIWDLRSGRTVMILDGHLDGHIKPIHALDWSSDGHRVLSGSADGWIKCWDVRKVQRTGGVGAHTSAVSDMRWYKGLDDPLTGIPPGVDEKGAQLPKKSGTFFISSGFDRNVKVFSADDWTLVQTLSGHTGPVASVDYSRDGKWIVSGGHDRTVKLWGRNDGEGI, encoded by the coding sequence ATGATGCACCCATCGCGGCAAGCGTATGTCGAGGATGCTGAACCTCAAGGCATCGCCCTTGAGGATATTCCCGACGACCACGACTATGATATCGCCATGGGAGGAACTGGCGTCCCATCCGAGAAGGCTTCCGCAATCCTCAACCAGTTCAATCGCAAACGCTTGGCAGCAACAATAGCAGTTCCTACAGATGACACACGAGTTCGTGCAAAGCTCCGGGAGATGGGCGAGCCCGTCACACTTTTTGGAGAGGCACTGGTTGACCGACGAGATCGTTTGCGCGAGCTTCTCACGATCCAGGCCGAAATTACAGGGATAGAAAATGGCGATATCGATATGGGAGACGCCGACGAcgatcaagaagaagaccagGAGGAGGAATTTTACTCTCGAGGCGGGCCTGAACTCCAACAAGCGCGGTTGAAAATTGCCGAATACTCTCTACCACGAGCGAAGCAGAGGACGCAATTCCAAAAGGCCGAGTCCACGATTCCATTACGCACCCATGTCAAGTTTCGCAAACAGGTTAAGGAGAGATTACAAGCATTCGAACTTCAAGGTAGTCAGACTGTTGGTGAGCGCCATGTCAGTATGACACGTATATCTCCCAACGGTGAGCTGGTGGCTGTCGGTAACTGGGGTGGCCAAGTCAAGCTGGTCGAAATACCAAGCTTGAACCAAAAGATGAACTTCCGTGGTCATACAAACAAGATCAGCGGTTTATCTTGGTTCCCTGGTGCCACTCTCCAGGAGAACAATGTATCGCCTGATTCCGTTAACCTGGCATCAGGTGGTGCCGAAGGATCTATCCATATGTGGTCTCTGAACCAAGATACTCCCTTGGCAACCCTCGAAGGACACTCACAGCGAGTTTGCCGTATCGAGTTTCATCCTTCCGGTCGTCATCTAGCCTCTGCATCTGAGGATACTTCGTGGCGCCTCTGGGATGTTGAAACGACCACAGAAGTTCTCCTCCAAGAAGGCCACTCAAGAGGTGTTTATGCTGTCAGTTTTAATACTGATGGATCCCTACTCGCTAGCGCGGGTCTTGACAGTATTGGCAGAATTTGGGATCTGAGATCTGGGCGCACAGTCATGATTTTAGACGGACACCTGGACGGACACATCAAACCTATTCACGCGCTAGACTGGAGCTCCGATGGGCATAGAGTGCTATCTGGATCGGCTGACGGTTGGATCAAGTGCTGGGATGTTCGAAAGGTTCAAAGGACaggtggtgttggtgcgCATACCAGCGCTGTCTCTGATATGCGATGGTACAAGGGTCTCGATGACCCCCTTACTGGTATTCCACCCggtgttgatgagaaggGCGCGCAGCTACCCAAGAAGTCTGGCACGTTCTTCATCTCGAGTGGCTTTGACAGAAACGTCAAGGTATTCTCGGCCGATGACTGGACACTGGTGCAAACACTCAGTGGCCACACAGGTCCAGTCGCCAGTGTAGACTACAGCAGGGACGGCAAGTGGATTGTCAGTGGAGGCCACGATCGCACAGTCAAACTCTGGGGGCGAAATGATGGCGAGGGAATCTAG